A window from Canis aureus isolate CA01 chromosome 23, VMU_Caureus_v.1.0, whole genome shotgun sequence encodes these proteins:
- the LOC144295378 gene encoding olfactory receptor 51B6, translated as MWLNTTVSPFLLTGFPGMEKAHHWISIPLLVVYVSIILGNGTLLFLIKDDHSLHEPMYYFLAMLAATDLGVTLTTMPTVLGVLWLNHREIGHQVCFSQAYFIHTLSIVESGVLLAMAYDRFIAIRNPLRYTSILTNTKVMKIGIGVLTRAGLSIMPIIIRLHWFPYCHSHVLSHAFCLHQDVIKLACADITFNRLYPVVVVFAMVLLDFLIIFFSYILILKTVMGIASGEERAKALNTCVSHICCILVFYVTVVGLTFIHRFGKHAPHVVHITMSYIYFLFPPFMNPVIYSIKTKQIQSGIVRLFSLPNSRA; from the coding sequence ATGTGGCTCAACACTACTGTTTCCCCATTTCTGCTTACTGGCTTCCCAGGCATGGAGAAGGCACACCACTGGATTTCCATCCCATTATTGGTGGTTTATGTCTCCATTATTCTTGGTAATGGCACCCTTCTCTTTCTTATCAAAGATGATCATAGCCTTCATGAGCCCATGTACTATTTTTTAGCTATGTTGGCAGCCACAGACCTTGGAGTGACTTTGACCACAATGCCCACAGTTCTGGGTGTCCTATGGTTAAATCACAGAGAGATTGGCCATCAGGTCTGTTTCTCTCAGGCCTATTTTATCCATACTCTTTCTATTGTGGAATCTGGTGTTTTGCTTGCCATGGCCTATGACCGTTTCATTGCCATCCGCAACCCCTTGAGATATACTTCCATCCTTACCAATACCAAGGTAATGAAGATTGGGATAGGGGTATTGACAAGGGCTGGTCTGTCAATTATGCCAATAATTATTCGCCTTCACTGGTTTCCCTACTGTCATTCCCATGTACTTTCTCATGCTTTTTGTCTACACCAAGATGTCATTAAGTTAGCCTGTGCTGACATCACCTTCAATCGACTCTATCCAGTTGTGGTTGTATTTGCAATGGTCTTGTTGGACTTTCTCATCATCTTTTTCTCCTACATTTTGATCCTCAAGACTGTCATGGGCATTGCTTCTGGAGAAGAAAGAGCCAAGGCCCTCAACACCTGTGTCTCTCACATCTGTTGTATCTTGGTCTTCTATGTCACTGTAGTTGGTCTGACATTTATTCATAGATTTGGAAAACATGCTCCTCATGTGGTCCACATCACAATGAGCTATATCTACTTCCTCTTCCCCCCTTTTATGAACCCTGTTATCTATAGCATTAAAACCAAGCAGATCCAGAGTGGTATAGTTCGTTTATTCTCTCTGCCTAATTCTAGAGCATAA